Proteins encoded within one genomic window of Episyrphus balteatus chromosome 1, idEpiBalt1.1, whole genome shotgun sequence:
- the LOC129921345 gene encoding protein no-on-transient A-like: MSAPPSKQLSANAPEFIPRGYTLNIIHNITNNLAPPQPGPGNNFPQQQQQQHQHHPQQQHHHHHQQQPHHHHHHQQQQHHHHNHGQAAAMRDLPHQMNSMRLSNNAAPSVQERLQVNRGGGGNPQQQHYQQQPHPQPHHYNNMHNQQFPGRGGGGGGGGGGGYNKHHQQQQHYNNSQQQQHRYANGGGSGGQHPQPRHSSQHSSNSNANSNAANNMNNQQQSQQPQQQNSTNTTTATGTPASSDPNQQTEEETFAVNYVESLINCLNENPGSFDSITASALTVFEGFGTNEYILSNAMEMIFNRSIEEQNFRYMGAKLYGLLDLIDLREDSSFRVLLNLKLEYHRNEILKYMQNEQSKVRGTTLFLAELYMQLRNDGNRIKDIAQNIVFSINQLLRKTTPENMKCICLTLKLAGYDLEFDCQADMKVIMQNLTSVNALDVSTSRILENVLNLQKNKWGRMSEPPAAVIQPFNNANSVRLSDDPVFYGPDGQILTEEESNFLVANLAASDGLEGSDSDLEVDPEMDAETRKAYKAFLKQQDLQHHL, from the coding sequence atgTCAGCACCACCCTCGAAGCAATTATCAGCAAATGCTCCCGAGTTTATACCACGAGGATATACGCTCAATATTATTCATAACATAACAAATAATTTAGCTCCTCCTCAACCAGGTCCAGGTAATAACTTTccccaacaacaacagcagcagcaccaGCATCATCCCCAACAACaacaccaccatcatcatcagcagcagccacaccatcatcatcaccatcaacagcagcagcatcatcaCCATAACCATGGCCAGGCAGCTGCAATGAGAGATTTACCTCATCAAATGAATTCCATGAGACTGAGCAACAACGCGGCTCCTTCTGTACAAGAACGTCTGCAGGTTAATCGCGGCGGCGGCGGCAATCCTCAACAGCAGCACTACCAGCAGCAACCCCATCCTCAGCCTCATCACTACAACAACATGCACAACCAACAGTTCCCTGGTCGTGGAGGTGGCGGTGGCGGCGGAGGCGGCGGTGGCTACAACAAGCATCATCAGCAGCAACAACATTACAACAACTCGCAGCAACAACAGCATCGTTATGCCAATGGAGGAGGAAGCGGCGGCCAACACCCGCAACCGCGTCATTCTAGTCAACACTCTAGCAATTCAAATGCCAACTCGAACGCCGCCAACAACATGAACAACCAGCAACAGTCGCAGCAGCCACAACAACAAAACTCTACCAACACCACCACGGCAACCGGAACGCCTGCAAGCTCCGATCCCAACCAACAAACCGAGGAGGAAACATTCGCCGTCAACTACGTCGAATCTCTAATCAACTGCCTCAACGAGAATCCCGGCTCATTTGACTCTATCACCGCCAGTGCTCTGACCGTCTTCGAGGGTTTCGGCACCAACGAATACATCCTTAGCAATGCCATGGAGATGATCTTTAATCGCTCCATTGAGGAGCAAAACTTCCGCTACATGGGAGCCAAGCTATACGGCCTGCTCGATTTGATTGATCTTAGGGAGGATAGTTCCTTCCGCGTGTTACTCAATTTGAAACTCGAATACCATCGCAATGAGATTCTCAAGTACATGCAAAATGAACAATCTAAAGTTCGTGGAACAACTTTATTCCTTGCTGAATTGTACATGCAACTGCGCAACGATGGCAATCGTATCAAAGACATCGCACAAAACATTGTCTTCTCTATAAACCAACTCTTGCGGAAGACAACTCCCGAGAATATGAAATGCATTTGTTTGACCTTAAAGCTTGCTGGATACGATCTTGAGTTTGATTGTCAGGCTGATATGAAAGTCATTATGCAAAATCTGACCTCTGTTAATGCCTTGGATGTTAGTACCAGTCGGATTCTGGAAAACGTGCTCAACCTGCAGAAGAACAAGTGGGGTAGAATGTCGGAGCCGCCAGCAGCTGTTATTCAGCCATTTAACAATGCCAATAGTGTTCGTCTGAGTGACGATCCTGTGTTCTATGGTCCCGATGGCCAGATATTGACCGAGGAAGAGAGCAACTTTTTGGTAGCCAATTTAGCTGCTAGCGATGGATTAGAGGGATCCGATTCGGATTTGGAAGTTGATCCGGAAATGGATGCTGAAACGAGGAAGGCTTATAAGGCGTTCTTGAAGCAGCAGGATCTACAGCATCATTTGTAG
- the LOC129920883 gene encoding probable 3',5'-cyclic phosphodiesterase pde-5 isoform X1 — MIPQMLRNSIDKQNKKKKTMRRNYQSFKGGLLKTTAEYESESDNGMNSLKMGQENSHDDSDESNCSEYGLSVSTVKRFLKDHPEFLEKHIMHDVELEQLERWMIRRTQRARKTTQSLGRNGRKTSLSRWKFCVHADKRQMLQDLTQSLQLRPTKAHVLFELASCISSAVNADGFTLYIAESGDPENMSVYMGQNSTSGTNKMQKVKPEQGSYLLHVAKTKEAIRLSKGIPDARFPDGIPKNSDIGHVLCQAIGQPDGQLIAVVELYRREEGFPFHEEDEEISCSYLVWGGIALHYAHLFMNMSKQRKLNEFLLAVVKSIFQDMVSMDMLVTKIMNFAQRLVDADRASLFLVDSKSKELYATIFDVGNDKGKANGQSTEDHNKKPDEIRFPIGTGIAGIVALTGEILNIQDVYSDPRFNRSVDQKTGYKTETILCMPIFIRGAVIGVVQMVNKHSGCFTKEDEEAFEMFAVYCGLALHHAKLYDKIRRSEQKYKVALEVLSYHNTSTDEEVQKFLTDTSPEIAPDIDDYYFNPFAFDDMEKIGLSAHMFIDLFGLRRFDKTSLIKFTLTIKKNYRRVPYHNWSHGFSVANTIYSLVKKTSDVFRPIECLALYIGSLCHDLDHRGKNNKFMLDTESPLAGIYSTSTMEHHHFNQTVTILQQDGHNIFAKLSSSEYKQVLGLIKHCILATDLALFFPYKTKLQNLIEEEKFTWSNHEHRLLIQAIAMTASDLSASAKPWEVQEKTVKVIFEEFYDQGDAERAAGRIPIPMMDRNQPEEQANSQVGFLMGICIPCYSLLYRLIPESKPLLDMCQKNLERWQKIAQEVREQQKKQ, encoded by the exons GACAAGAAAATTCCCATGATGATTCCGACGAAAGCAACTGCAGCGAATATGGCCTCTCTGTGTCAACAGTTAAGCGATTCCTCAAAGATCATCCGGAATTTCTTGAAAAACACATTATGCACGATGTTGAGCTGGAGCAATTGGAACGCTGGATGATTCGTCGAACACAACGTGCTCGCAAAACAACACAATCTCTGGGTCGAAATGGTCGCAAAACAAGCTTATCGCGATGGAAATTCTGTGTGCATGCTGACAAACGTCAAATGCTTCAGGATCTCACACAATCTCTCCAGCTTCGACCGACTAAAGCTCATGTTCTCTTCGAATTGGCCAGTTGTATATCATCAGCTGTTAATGCCGACGGATTTACTCTCTACATAGCTGAATCGGGTGACCCGGAAAATATGTCCGTGTACATGGGACAAAATTCAACATCAGGGaccaataaaatgcaaaaagtcAAACCGGAACAAGGAAGTTATTTATTGCATGTAGCAAAGACCAAAGAAGCTATTCGATTGTCAAAGGGAATTCCAGATGCAAGATTTCCCGATGGTATTCCGAAGAAT AGTGATATTGGTCATGTGCTTTGTCAAGCTATAGGTCAACCTGATGGTCAACTTATAGCCGTGGTAGAACTTTATAGACGCGAAGAAGGCTTTCCATTCCACGAAGAAGACGAAGAGATATCTTGCAGCTATTTGGTGTGGGGTGGCATTGCTTTGCATTATGCCCATCTCTTCATGAATATGAGCAAGCAGCGGAAATTGAATGAATTCCTATTGGCAGTTGTCAA gtCAATTTTCCAGGACATGGTCAGTATGGACATGCTAGtcacaaaaattatgaatttcgCCCAACGCCTTGTCGATGCCGATCGAGCATCGTTGTTTCTAGTTGATTCAAAAAGTAAAGAACTCTATGCGACCATCTTTGATGTTGGCAACGATAAAGGAAAAGCGAATGGTCAAAGTACAGAAGACCACAACAAAAAGCCCGACGAAATTCGTTTTCCCATCGGGACTGGAATTGCAGGAATTGTTGCCCTAACTGGAGAGATTCTTAACATTCAAGATGTGTACTCGGATCCTCGTTTTAATCGTTCTGTAGATCAAAAAACTGGTTACAAAACCGAAACCATCCTTTGCATGCCAATTTTCATTCGTGGAGCTGTCATTGGTGTCGTCCAAATGGTGAATAAGCATTCGGGCTGTTTTACTAAAGAAGATGAAGAAGCTTTCGAAATGTTTGCCGTTTACTGTGGATTGGCTTTGCATCATGCTAAATTATATGATAAAATCCGTCGATCGGAACAAAAGTATAAAGTGGCCCTGGAGGTCTTAAGTTATCACAATACCAGCACCGATGAAGAAGTACAGAAATTTCTCACCGACACTAGTCCCGAAATTGCACCTGATATTGACGATTACTACTTCAATCCGTTTGCCTTCGATGATATGGAAAAGATCGGATTGTCAGCGCATATGTTTATCGATCTTTTCGGATTGAGACGATTCGATAAAACTAGTTTGATTAAGTTCACCCTAACAATTAAGAAGAACTACCGCAGAGTGCCATACCATAATTGGAGTCATGGATTCTCAGTGGCGAATACCATCTATTCGCTGGTGAAGAAGACATCAGATGTATTTCGACCAATAGAG TGCCTAGCTCTTTATATTGGATCCTTGTGTCATGATCTGGATCATCGTGGgaagaataataaatttatgcTCGATACAGAATCTCCTTTAGCTGGCATTTACAGTACATCGACCATGGAGCATCATCATTTCAACCAAACTGTCACAATTCTACAACAG GATGGTCATAATATATTTGCTAAACTGTCAAGTTCCGAATACAAACAAGTATTGGGCTTGATAAAACATTGCATTTTAGCTACAGACCTTGCTCTTTTCTTCCCCTACAAAACCAAACTACAAAATCTCATCGAAGAAGAAAAATTCACATGGAGTAATCATGAACATCGTTTATTGATACAAGCCATTGCAATGACAGCTAGCGATCTGTCAGCATCGGCTAAACCATGGGAAGTTCAAGAGAAAACGGTTAAGGTtatatttgaagaattttacGATCAAGGTGATGCGGAACGTGCGGCTGGCCGCATTCCAATTCCAATGATGGATCGAAATCAACCCGAAGAGCAGGCTAATTCACAAGTTGGTTTTCTGATGGGCATATGTATTCCATGTTATTCACTGCTATATCGATTGATACCCGAATCGAAACCTTTGCTCGATATGTGTCAAAAGAATTTGGAAAGATGGCAAAAGATTGCTCAGGAAGTGAGAGAGCAACAGAAAAAGCAgtaa
- the LOC129905472 gene encoding dehydrogenase/reductase SDR family protein 7-like isoform X2, with protein MTPDLSTLAERNEWKILYWMMATICMPIALPLIVFNLMKRARENKYRNCLPGKVVVITGASSGLGEALAHVFYRAGCKVVLAARRQDELERVRKALLNSESNDVTYPPVVMPLDLSELNTLQGVVDKILKIHSKIDILINNGGISVRSDVMSSAIDVDVKVMLVNYFGAVALTKAVLPSMVKRKEGHIVFVSSVQGKFALPYRSSYSASKHALQAFSDSLRAEVAHKGLQVTTVSPGYIRTKLSMNALTGTGQSYGKMDDTTATGTCPDKMAKDILVALLREEKDVILSQIPGILAYYVRVLCPPVYFWIMEKRGRKLEAANKSN; from the exons atgacACCCGATTTAAGTACTCTGGCCGAACGTAACGAATGGAAGATTCTCTACTGGATGATGGCTACAATCTGTATGCCAATTGCATTGCCattgattgttttcaatttaatgaaaCGCGCTAGAGAGAACAAATACAGAAATTGCTTACCAGGAAAG GTTGTGGTAATAACAGGGGCTAGTTCTGGGCTAGGTGAAGCTCTAGCTCATGTCTTCTATCGTGCCGGGTGCAAGGTGGTTCTTGCAGCTCGTCGGCAAGATGAATTGGAGAGAGTCCGGAAGGCGTTACTCAATTCCGAATCC AATGATGTCACTTATCCACCAGTCGTGATGCCATTAGACTTATCCGAACTAAACACTTTGCAAGGTGTTGTtgataaaattcttaaaattcatagcaaaattgatattttgattAACAATGGCGGGATCAGCGTTAGGTCGGATGTCATGAGTTCAGCCATCGATGTCGATGTTAAGGTTATGCTGGTTAATTATTTTGGAGCTGTAGCACTGACCAAAG CCGTGCTTCCGTCTATGGTCAAACGGAAAGAGGGCCACATTGTGTTTGTGAGTAGTGTGCAGGGTAAATTCGCACTTCCCTATCGTTCATCGTATTCCGCGTCGAAACATGCTTTGCAAGCATTTTCTGATTCTTTGCGAGCTGAAGTCGCTCACAAAGGCCTGCAAGTGACAACTGTTAGTCCCGGTTATATTCGAACAAAGTTATCAATGAATGCGCTAACTGGAACTGGACAATCATATGGAA aaatggatGATACCACTGCGACTGGTACTTGTCCTGATAAAATGGCTAAAGATATTCTTGTAGCATTACTTCGGGAAGAAAAAGATGTTATCTTATCACAAATTCCTGGCATACTTGCTTATTATGTGAGAGTTTTGTGTCCGCCAGTATATTTTTGGATAATGGAAAAAAGAGGACGTAAATTGGAAGCAGCCAATAAATCGAACTGA
- the LOC129905472 gene encoding dehydrogenase/reductase SDR family protein 7-like isoform X1 has protein sequence MQKQSLTKKLIEKFKKRKSKKPNMTPDLSTLAERNEWKILYWMMATICMPIALPLIVFNLMKRARENKYRNCLPGKVVVITGASSGLGEALAHVFYRAGCKVVLAARRQDELERVRKALLNSESNDVTYPPVVMPLDLSELNTLQGVVDKILKIHSKIDILINNGGISVRSDVMSSAIDVDVKVMLVNYFGAVALTKAVLPSMVKRKEGHIVFVSSVQGKFALPYRSSYSASKHALQAFSDSLRAEVAHKGLQVTTVSPGYIRTKLSMNALTGTGQSYGKMDDTTATGTCPDKMAKDILVALLREEKDVILSQIPGILAYYVRVLCPPVYFWIMEKRGRKLEAANKSN, from the exons atgcaaaaacaaagtttaacaaaaaaattaattgaaaaatttaaaaagcgtaaatcaaaaaaaccaaacatgacACCCGATTTAAGTACTCTGGCCGAACGTAACGAATGGAAGATTCTCTACTGGATGATGGCTACAATCTGTATGCCAATTGCATTGCCattgattgttttcaatttaatgaaaCGCGCTAGAGAGAACAAATACAGAAATTGCTTACCAGGAAAG GTTGTGGTAATAACAGGGGCTAGTTCTGGGCTAGGTGAAGCTCTAGCTCATGTCTTCTATCGTGCCGGGTGCAAGGTGGTTCTTGCAGCTCGTCGGCAAGATGAATTGGAGAGAGTCCGGAAGGCGTTACTCAATTCCGAATCC AATGATGTCACTTATCCACCAGTCGTGATGCCATTAGACTTATCCGAACTAAACACTTTGCAAGGTGTTGTtgataaaattcttaaaattcatagcaaaattgatattttgattAACAATGGCGGGATCAGCGTTAGGTCGGATGTCATGAGTTCAGCCATCGATGTCGATGTTAAGGTTATGCTGGTTAATTATTTTGGAGCTGTAGCACTGACCAAAG CCGTGCTTCCGTCTATGGTCAAACGGAAAGAGGGCCACATTGTGTTTGTGAGTAGTGTGCAGGGTAAATTCGCACTTCCCTATCGTTCATCGTATTCCGCGTCGAAACATGCTTTGCAAGCATTTTCTGATTCTTTGCGAGCTGAAGTCGCTCACAAAGGCCTGCAAGTGACAACTGTTAGTCCCGGTTATATTCGAACAAAGTTATCAATGAATGCGCTAACTGGAACTGGACAATCATATGGAA aaatggatGATACCACTGCGACTGGTACTTGTCCTGATAAAATGGCTAAAGATATTCTTGTAGCATTACTTCGGGAAGAAAAAGATGTTATCTTATCACAAATTCCTGGCATACTTGCTTATTATGTGAGAGTTTTGTGTCCGCCAGTATATTTTTGGATAATGGAAAAAAGAGGACGTAAATTGGAAGCAGCCAATAAATCGAACTGA
- the LOC129920883 gene encoding probable 3',5'-cyclic phosphodiesterase pde-5 isoform X2 — MLRNSIDKQNKKKKTMRRNYQSFKGGLLKTTAEYESESDNGMNSLKMGQENSHDDSDESNCSEYGLSVSTVKRFLKDHPEFLEKHIMHDVELEQLERWMIRRTQRARKTTQSLGRNGRKTSLSRWKFCVHADKRQMLQDLTQSLQLRPTKAHVLFELASCISSAVNADGFTLYIAESGDPENMSVYMGQNSTSGTNKMQKVKPEQGSYLLHVAKTKEAIRLSKGIPDARFPDGIPKNSDIGHVLCQAIGQPDGQLIAVVELYRREEGFPFHEEDEEISCSYLVWGGIALHYAHLFMNMSKQRKLNEFLLAVVKSIFQDMVSMDMLVTKIMNFAQRLVDADRASLFLVDSKSKELYATIFDVGNDKGKANGQSTEDHNKKPDEIRFPIGTGIAGIVALTGEILNIQDVYSDPRFNRSVDQKTGYKTETILCMPIFIRGAVIGVVQMVNKHSGCFTKEDEEAFEMFAVYCGLALHHAKLYDKIRRSEQKYKVALEVLSYHNTSTDEEVQKFLTDTSPEIAPDIDDYYFNPFAFDDMEKIGLSAHMFIDLFGLRRFDKTSLIKFTLTIKKNYRRVPYHNWSHGFSVANTIYSLVKKTSDVFRPIECLALYIGSLCHDLDHRGKNNKFMLDTESPLAGIYSTSTMEHHHFNQTVTILQQDGHNIFAKLSSSEYKQVLGLIKHCILATDLALFFPYKTKLQNLIEEEKFTWSNHEHRLLIQAIAMTASDLSASAKPWEVQEKTVKVIFEEFYDQGDAERAAGRIPIPMMDRNQPEEQANSQVGFLMGICIPCYSLLYRLIPESKPLLDMCQKNLERWQKIAQEVREQQKKQ; from the exons GACAAGAAAATTCCCATGATGATTCCGACGAAAGCAACTGCAGCGAATATGGCCTCTCTGTGTCAACAGTTAAGCGATTCCTCAAAGATCATCCGGAATTTCTTGAAAAACACATTATGCACGATGTTGAGCTGGAGCAATTGGAACGCTGGATGATTCGTCGAACACAACGTGCTCGCAAAACAACACAATCTCTGGGTCGAAATGGTCGCAAAACAAGCTTATCGCGATGGAAATTCTGTGTGCATGCTGACAAACGTCAAATGCTTCAGGATCTCACACAATCTCTCCAGCTTCGACCGACTAAAGCTCATGTTCTCTTCGAATTGGCCAGTTGTATATCATCAGCTGTTAATGCCGACGGATTTACTCTCTACATAGCTGAATCGGGTGACCCGGAAAATATGTCCGTGTACATGGGACAAAATTCAACATCAGGGaccaataaaatgcaaaaagtcAAACCGGAACAAGGAAGTTATTTATTGCATGTAGCAAAGACCAAAGAAGCTATTCGATTGTCAAAGGGAATTCCAGATGCAAGATTTCCCGATGGTATTCCGAAGAAT AGTGATATTGGTCATGTGCTTTGTCAAGCTATAGGTCAACCTGATGGTCAACTTATAGCCGTGGTAGAACTTTATAGACGCGAAGAAGGCTTTCCATTCCACGAAGAAGACGAAGAGATATCTTGCAGCTATTTGGTGTGGGGTGGCATTGCTTTGCATTATGCCCATCTCTTCATGAATATGAGCAAGCAGCGGAAATTGAATGAATTCCTATTGGCAGTTGTCAA gtCAATTTTCCAGGACATGGTCAGTATGGACATGCTAGtcacaaaaattatgaatttcgCCCAACGCCTTGTCGATGCCGATCGAGCATCGTTGTTTCTAGTTGATTCAAAAAGTAAAGAACTCTATGCGACCATCTTTGATGTTGGCAACGATAAAGGAAAAGCGAATGGTCAAAGTACAGAAGACCACAACAAAAAGCCCGACGAAATTCGTTTTCCCATCGGGACTGGAATTGCAGGAATTGTTGCCCTAACTGGAGAGATTCTTAACATTCAAGATGTGTACTCGGATCCTCGTTTTAATCGTTCTGTAGATCAAAAAACTGGTTACAAAACCGAAACCATCCTTTGCATGCCAATTTTCATTCGTGGAGCTGTCATTGGTGTCGTCCAAATGGTGAATAAGCATTCGGGCTGTTTTACTAAAGAAGATGAAGAAGCTTTCGAAATGTTTGCCGTTTACTGTGGATTGGCTTTGCATCATGCTAAATTATATGATAAAATCCGTCGATCGGAACAAAAGTATAAAGTGGCCCTGGAGGTCTTAAGTTATCACAATACCAGCACCGATGAAGAAGTACAGAAATTTCTCACCGACACTAGTCCCGAAATTGCACCTGATATTGACGATTACTACTTCAATCCGTTTGCCTTCGATGATATGGAAAAGATCGGATTGTCAGCGCATATGTTTATCGATCTTTTCGGATTGAGACGATTCGATAAAACTAGTTTGATTAAGTTCACCCTAACAATTAAGAAGAACTACCGCAGAGTGCCATACCATAATTGGAGTCATGGATTCTCAGTGGCGAATACCATCTATTCGCTGGTGAAGAAGACATCAGATGTATTTCGACCAATAGAG TGCCTAGCTCTTTATATTGGATCCTTGTGTCATGATCTGGATCATCGTGGgaagaataataaatttatgcTCGATACAGAATCTCCTTTAGCTGGCATTTACAGTACATCGACCATGGAGCATCATCATTTCAACCAAACTGTCACAATTCTACAACAG GATGGTCATAATATATTTGCTAAACTGTCAAGTTCCGAATACAAACAAGTATTGGGCTTGATAAAACATTGCATTTTAGCTACAGACCTTGCTCTTTTCTTCCCCTACAAAACCAAACTACAAAATCTCATCGAAGAAGAAAAATTCACATGGAGTAATCATGAACATCGTTTATTGATACAAGCCATTGCAATGACAGCTAGCGATCTGTCAGCATCGGCTAAACCATGGGAAGTTCAAGAGAAAACGGTTAAGGTtatatttgaagaattttacGATCAAGGTGATGCGGAACGTGCGGCTGGCCGCATTCCAATTCCAATGATGGATCGAAATCAACCCGAAGAGCAGGCTAATTCACAAGTTGGTTTTCTGATGGGCATATGTATTCCATGTTATTCACTGCTATATCGATTGATACCCGAATCGAAACCTTTGCTCGATATGTGTCAAAAGAATTTGGAAAGATGGCAAAAGATTGCTCAGGAAGTGAGAGAGCAACAGAAAAAGCAgtaa
- the LOC129920883 gene encoding probable 3',5'-cyclic phosphodiesterase pde-5 isoform X3: MRLSYVDNLIDLIVSMWNNIVHNFNRIWKPKNRQENSHDDSDESNCSEYGLSVSTVKRFLKDHPEFLEKHIMHDVELEQLERWMIRRTQRARKTTQSLGRNGRKTSLSRWKFCVHADKRQMLQDLTQSLQLRPTKAHVLFELASCISSAVNADGFTLYIAESGDPENMSVYMGQNSTSGTNKMQKVKPEQGSYLLHVAKTKEAIRLSKGIPDARFPDGIPKNSDIGHVLCQAIGQPDGQLIAVVELYRREEGFPFHEEDEEISCSYLVWGGIALHYAHLFMNMSKQRKLNEFLLAVVKSIFQDMVSMDMLVTKIMNFAQRLVDADRASLFLVDSKSKELYATIFDVGNDKGKANGQSTEDHNKKPDEIRFPIGTGIAGIVALTGEILNIQDVYSDPRFNRSVDQKTGYKTETILCMPIFIRGAVIGVVQMVNKHSGCFTKEDEEAFEMFAVYCGLALHHAKLYDKIRRSEQKYKVALEVLSYHNTSTDEEVQKFLTDTSPEIAPDIDDYYFNPFAFDDMEKIGLSAHMFIDLFGLRRFDKTSLIKFTLTIKKNYRRVPYHNWSHGFSVANTIYSLVKKTSDVFRPIECLALYIGSLCHDLDHRGKNNKFMLDTESPLAGIYSTSTMEHHHFNQTVTILQQDGHNIFAKLSSSEYKQVLGLIKHCILATDLALFFPYKTKLQNLIEEEKFTWSNHEHRLLIQAIAMTASDLSASAKPWEVQEKTVKVIFEEFYDQGDAERAAGRIPIPMMDRNQPEEQANSQVGFLMGICIPCYSLLYRLIPESKPLLDMCQKNLERWQKIAQEVREQQKKQ; this comes from the exons GACAAGAAAATTCCCATGATGATTCCGACGAAAGCAACTGCAGCGAATATGGCCTCTCTGTGTCAACAGTTAAGCGATTCCTCAAAGATCATCCGGAATTTCTTGAAAAACACATTATGCACGATGTTGAGCTGGAGCAATTGGAACGCTGGATGATTCGTCGAACACAACGTGCTCGCAAAACAACACAATCTCTGGGTCGAAATGGTCGCAAAACAAGCTTATCGCGATGGAAATTCTGTGTGCATGCTGACAAACGTCAAATGCTTCAGGATCTCACACAATCTCTCCAGCTTCGACCGACTAAAGCTCATGTTCTCTTCGAATTGGCCAGTTGTATATCATCAGCTGTTAATGCCGACGGATTTACTCTCTACATAGCTGAATCGGGTGACCCGGAAAATATGTCCGTGTACATGGGACAAAATTCAACATCAGGGaccaataaaatgcaaaaagtcAAACCGGAACAAGGAAGTTATTTATTGCATGTAGCAAAGACCAAAGAAGCTATTCGATTGTCAAAGGGAATTCCAGATGCAAGATTTCCCGATGGTATTCCGAAGAAT AGTGATATTGGTCATGTGCTTTGTCAAGCTATAGGTCAACCTGATGGTCAACTTATAGCCGTGGTAGAACTTTATAGACGCGAAGAAGGCTTTCCATTCCACGAAGAAGACGAAGAGATATCTTGCAGCTATTTGGTGTGGGGTGGCATTGCTTTGCATTATGCCCATCTCTTCATGAATATGAGCAAGCAGCGGAAATTGAATGAATTCCTATTGGCAGTTGTCAA gtCAATTTTCCAGGACATGGTCAGTATGGACATGCTAGtcacaaaaattatgaatttcgCCCAACGCCTTGTCGATGCCGATCGAGCATCGTTGTTTCTAGTTGATTCAAAAAGTAAAGAACTCTATGCGACCATCTTTGATGTTGGCAACGATAAAGGAAAAGCGAATGGTCAAAGTACAGAAGACCACAACAAAAAGCCCGACGAAATTCGTTTTCCCATCGGGACTGGAATTGCAGGAATTGTTGCCCTAACTGGAGAGATTCTTAACATTCAAGATGTGTACTCGGATCCTCGTTTTAATCGTTCTGTAGATCAAAAAACTGGTTACAAAACCGAAACCATCCTTTGCATGCCAATTTTCATTCGTGGAGCTGTCATTGGTGTCGTCCAAATGGTGAATAAGCATTCGGGCTGTTTTACTAAAGAAGATGAAGAAGCTTTCGAAATGTTTGCCGTTTACTGTGGATTGGCTTTGCATCATGCTAAATTATATGATAAAATCCGTCGATCGGAACAAAAGTATAAAGTGGCCCTGGAGGTCTTAAGTTATCACAATACCAGCACCGATGAAGAAGTACAGAAATTTCTCACCGACACTAGTCCCGAAATTGCACCTGATATTGACGATTACTACTTCAATCCGTTTGCCTTCGATGATATGGAAAAGATCGGATTGTCAGCGCATATGTTTATCGATCTTTTCGGATTGAGACGATTCGATAAAACTAGTTTGATTAAGTTCACCCTAACAATTAAGAAGAACTACCGCAGAGTGCCATACCATAATTGGAGTCATGGATTCTCAGTGGCGAATACCATCTATTCGCTGGTGAAGAAGACATCAGATGTATTTCGACCAATAGAG TGCCTAGCTCTTTATATTGGATCCTTGTGTCATGATCTGGATCATCGTGGgaagaataataaatttatgcTCGATACAGAATCTCCTTTAGCTGGCATTTACAGTACATCGACCATGGAGCATCATCATTTCAACCAAACTGTCACAATTCTACAACAG GATGGTCATAATATATTTGCTAAACTGTCAAGTTCCGAATACAAACAAGTATTGGGCTTGATAAAACATTGCATTTTAGCTACAGACCTTGCTCTTTTCTTCCCCTACAAAACCAAACTACAAAATCTCATCGAAGAAGAAAAATTCACATGGAGTAATCATGAACATCGTTTATTGATACAAGCCATTGCAATGACAGCTAGCGATCTGTCAGCATCGGCTAAACCATGGGAAGTTCAAGAGAAAACGGTTAAGGTtatatttgaagaattttacGATCAAGGTGATGCGGAACGTGCGGCTGGCCGCATTCCAATTCCAATGATGGATCGAAATCAACCCGAAGAGCAGGCTAATTCACAAGTTGGTTTTCTGATGGGCATATGTATTCCATGTTATTCACTGCTATATCGATTGATACCCGAATCGAAACCTTTGCTCGATATGTGTCAAAAGAATTTGGAAAGATGGCAAAAGATTGCTCAGGAAGTGAGAGAGCAACAGAAAAAGCAgtaa